Proteins found in one Leishmania major strain Friedlin complete genome, chromosome 35 genomic segment:
- a CDS encoding putative phosphoinositide-binding protein (previous protein_id=AAZ14466.1), with the protein MAAGNSISVKVDVPSQVKGQGTLEMSYYIYPITMRLPGFMSDARFNRRYTDFETLRGQLCATYWYCIVPPIPEKESVQDKLGKLPRMVASAKETTASEGDLLEYRRISLRRFLQRLAYHPILGKSDLLQKFTNDNEWRQCIRDPVKPPRFIVSSSLEEIARSWVPSSSASGAGAQGSGGAAGGGGVSQTGAAYQSALTQEPVDEATWRATSEYIGELESNLKNMRNLLEALVDRHRRAASAVSNFAASFGLLANGEEDAELRGAIEGVRDCGRKVADVYSKHADNESTRLVSTLSFYVGMCAAVRETLNHMFSAHQYLRNLQKKGQELQASAMRAQSANQVQVQSELHFVNEQRAHLEEDLMGAEKTFSEEFVLFHENKQYDAKDMLKKFGMLELSFSESMKQEWDALRPMLESLGT; encoded by the coding sequence ATGGCCGCCGGCAACTCCATCTCCGTAAAGGTGGATGTGCCGTCCCAGGTCAAGGGCCAGGGCACGCTGGAGATGTCGTACTACATCTACCCCATCACGATGCGCTTGCCTGGCTTTATGAGCGATGCTCGGTTCAACCGGCGGTACACCGACTTTGAGACTCTGCGTGGCCAGCTGTGTGCGACCTACTGGTACTGCATTGTGCCACCCATTCCCGAGAAGGAGTCGGTGCAAGATAAGCTTGGGAAGCTGCCACGCATGGTGGCGTCGGCGAAGGAGACGACCGCTTCGGAGGGCGACCTGCTCGAGTACCGTCGTATCAGCCTGCGGCGCTTCCTGCAGCGGCTTGCCTACCACCCCATTCTGGGCAAGTCCGACCTTCTACAGAAGTTCACGAACGATAACGAGTGGCGACAGTGCATTCGAGACCCGGTGAAGCCGCCTCGTTTTAtcgtgtcgtcgtcgttggaGGAGATCGCCAGATCATGGGTTCCGTCAAGCAGTGCGTCTGGCGCCGGTGCTCAAGGtagcggtggcgctgccgggGGTGGTGGCGTTAGCCAAACCGGAGCTGCGTATCAGTCGGCACTTACTCAAGAGCCAGTGGATGAGGCGACGTGGAGGGCAACAAGCGAGTACATTGGTGAGCTGGAGTCTAACCTCAAGAACATGCGCAACCTGCTGGAGGCACTCGTGGAtcgccaccggcgcgccgcctccgccgtgaGCAACTTTGCCGCCTCTTTCGGGCTGCTTGCGAACGGTGAAGAGGATGccgagctgcgcggcgccatCGAAGGGGTGCGCGACTGCGGTCGCAAGGTGGCAGACGTCTATAGCAAACACGCCGACAACGAGTCGACGCGGCTTGTCAGCACGCTAAGCTTTTACGTGGGTATGtgtgccgccgtgcgggAGACTCTGAATCACATGTTCAGCGCCCACCAGTATCTGCGCAACTTGCAGAAGAAGGGccaggagctgcaggcgtcGGCGATGCGAGCACAGTCAGCCAACCAGGTGCAggtgcagagcgagctgcaCTTTGTGAATGAGCAGCGGGCCCACCTCGAGGAAGACCTCATGGGCGCCGAGAAGACCTTCAGTGAGGAGTTCGTTCTCTTCCACGAAAACAAGCAATATGACGCCAAGGATATGCTGAAGAAGTTTGGCATGCTGGAGCTCAGCTTCTCCGAGTCAATGAAGCAGGAGTGGGACGCCCTGCGGCCAATGTTGGAGTCCCTCGGCACATAA
- a CDS encoding conserved hypothetical protein (previous protein_id=AAZ14467.1), giving the protein MPVVSSFVAAVLLGGAPILLDAVSVESRAHEGRNGSTLSSPEQDYSDPVASASKSTALSSSSSGTGSSDTTRPAHSWWQDLCGNRAYGRCFLTYATSIVCVGVLLLAVGSWCLRRWWRYCTRWLSRWRRFVDDASDAENDSAVRSGDAVVSRRGLLSGHQLDSQDVPDDERAGRRAAESDRALGTFFHADSCIVEGARLWGARRQTPVGLFYMSTQPTDSTEERRRTDSIAVDAGEGATDNPRDSRNLSRDADRTPSASPRASASLSHMQEVLCLATAITDSSDTGDDRGDHRGVSSCESSMRDRRCSCESDRGGEAHAEVERPALRGAAADERGSPLHIRGDILTHLIHFNSSFDAEDQLLTSDCRNNASASQQPRGGLAAMTRSTASDASVESSSHTPPPPAHLAELSRRSSASCVCLFGADAFHDTPCARVALPHVGTAIFDAGMTHHADQTIADGLFDTGCFPPTEPSSEALCTTVESYISEVEYLALPSEHESTAAPSPVPNAALHVPFTSLTKTALPATDALSDRLDMVEEKSMEEGTDGAALSRNCVPTPQLRHLPAAKPPKSLRKRRSERYCEPWQPVLAPCKTLPLAAAAVVTTLSPLSPPSSLLCNRVQRSPGPNALEDDLDDLMLADEVSSAQSNTTGNGSRVFTDSSLITSRALTPSAESEQEMAATPLVMTVAHCSDANVCLDLEPKTPLVSVNNPQPPASPPIAMYPRTAGSARTLMGKSDEGSHGQFAWSPPVDGPRPALNLSVEERTLLLKSKKWLFPLIDGADEIE; this is encoded by the coding sequence atGCCTGTCGTATCTTCCTTTGTAGCGGCGGTGCTACTGGGCGGTGCACCAATTCTATTGGATGCGGTGTCCGTGGAGAGCCGCGCTCACGAGGGAAGAAACGGCAGTACTTTGTCTTCTCCGGAGCAGGACTATTCAGACCCCGTCGCTTCGGCCTCGAAAAGCACAGCGCTGTCGTCCAGCAGCTCTGGAACGGGTAGCAGTGACACTACACGGCCTGCCCACTCGTGGTGGCAGGACCTCTGTGGCAACCGTGCATACGGTCGCTGCTTCCTCACGTACGCCACGTCCATTGTTTGCGTCGGGGTTCTTCTTCTGGCAGTAGGTTCGTGGTGTCtcaggaggtggtggcgctaCTGCACGCGTTGGCTGagcaggtggcggcgcttTGTAGATGATGCGTCCGATGCGGAAAACGACAGTGCAGTGAGATCTGGAGATGCAGTGGTGTCTCGCCGTGGGCTCCTCTCAGGCCACCAGCTCGACTCGCAGGACGTTCCGGACGATGAGAGGGCAGGGCGCCGTGCGGCAGAAAGCGACCGTGCTCTTGGTACTTTCTTTCACGCTGATAGCTGTATTGTGGAGGGAGCGCGCTTGTGGGGAGCGAGGCGGCAGACACCAGTCGGGCTCTTTTACATGTCGACTCAGCCAACAGACTCGACCGAGGAGCGAAGGCGCACGGATTCGATCGCAGTGGACGCTGGCGAGGGGGCGACTGACAATCCAAGAGATTCCCGGAATCTATCACGGGACGCTGATCGCACGCCGTCAGCCTCGCCACGCGCTTCCGCTTCGCTGTCGCACATGCAGGAAGTGTTGTGCCTCGCTACCGCTATCACCGACTCCTCCGACACCGGCGATGACCGCGGCGATCACAGAGGTGTGAGCAGTTGTGAAAGCAGCATGCGTGAtcggcgctgctcgtgcgAGAGCGACCGCGGCGGTGAAGCTCACGCGGAAGTCGAGCGTCCCGCgctccgcggcgccgcggcggacgaACGCGGGTCTCCCCTCCACATCAGGGGCGACATACTGACACACCTGATCCACTTCAACAGCTCCTTTGACGCCGAGGACCAACTGCTTACCAGTGATTGCAGGAACAATGCCAGTGCCAGTCAGCAGCCCCGCGGCGGCCTCGCTGCCATGACTCGCTCGACAGCGTCCGATGCGAGCGTCGAGTCGTCGTCGCacacgcctccgccaccggcgcATTTGGCCGAGTTATCGCGTCGCAGCTCAGcatcgtgtgtgtgtctgtttgGCGCGGACGCCTTCCACGACACTCcctgtgcgcgcgtcgcaCTCCCGCACGTTGGCACCGCTATCTTCGACGCTGGAATGACACATCACGCCGACCAGACCATCGCTGACGGTCTGTTTGACACAGGCTGCTTCCCGCCTACCGAGCCCTCTAGCGAAGCCCTCTGCACCACGGTGGAGTCGTACATTAGCGAGGTGGAGTATTTAGCGCTACCGTCTGAGCACGAAAGCACGGCTGCGCCATCCCCTGTGCCTAACGCGGCCTTGCATGTGCCTTTCACTAGCCTGACGAAGACGGCGCTACCAGCCACGGACGCGCTCAGTGACAGGCTTGACATGGTGGAGGAGAAGtcgatggaggaggggacGGACGGCGCGGCTCTTAGCCGGAACTGCGTCCCTACCCCACAGCTGCGGCACTTGCCGGCCGCTAAGCCGCCGAAGTCCCTGAGAAAACGCAGGTCAGAGAGGTACTGTGAGCCATGGCAGCCAGTCCTTGCCCCTTGTAAGACACTTCCTcttgccgcggcggctgttgTGACGACCCTTTCACCGTTGTCGCCGCCGAGCTCGTTATTGTGCAATCGTGTTCAACGAAGCCCCGGCCCCAACGCACTCGAGGACGATCTCGACGACCTGATGCTTGCCGACGAGGTGAGCAGCGCTCAGAGCAACACGACCGGCAACGGCTCTCGCGTCTTCACTGACTCAAGCCTGATCACATCTCGTGCTCTCACACCAAGTGCGGAGTCTGAACAGGAGATGGCGGCCACACCATTGGTGATGACAGTGGCCCACTGTAGCGACGCTAACGTCTGCTTGGATCTCGAGCCCAAGACGCCGCTCGTGAGCGTCAACAACCCTCAACCACCAGCATCGCCCCCTATTGCCATGTACCCTCGTACGGCCGGTTCTGCTCGAACGCTTATGGGCAAAAGCGACGAGGGCTCTCATGGGCAGTTTGCTTGGTCGCCACCTGTCGATGGTCCACGGCCAGCACTGAACCTTTCCGTCGAGGAGCGGACGTTGTTGTTGAAGAGCAAGAAATGGTTGTTTCCGCTTATTGACGGTGCAGACGAAATCGAGTAG
- a CDS encoding conserved hypothetical protein (previous protein_id=AAZ14468.1) encodes MSSLAFMLRQTVVPVVTRGAKPLNFPVRRIYCVGHNYDSHAREMGGAINRTEPFFFLKPTDSITTDLGNHTTPNATVSIRYPPVTECYHHEVELIVALGYPTSKKTMSPESAQGPGDAHYANMNIEDVHDIIYAYGVGLDMTRRDLQLVAKSNGKPWDLSKGADGAAVVAPLVLSEDLKEAHPEMFLTLDKDETNVVSCGSIFLQVNQNERQRSDLNCMVSSVAELIAQLTKYVTLQPGDLLFTGTPSGVGAVRRGDVMEAGIQGLGTLKVNVI; translated from the coding sequence ATGTCGTCGTTGGCCTTTATGCTTCGTCAAACGGTGGTGCCGGTGGTGACAAGAGGCGCTAAACCACTCAACTTTCCAGTTCGCCGCATCTACTGCGTCGGGCATAACTACGACAGCCACGCGCGGGAGATGGGTGGCGCCATCAACCGCACGGAGCCGTTCTTTTTCTTGAAGCCGACAGACAGCATTACCACGGATCTTGGCAATCATACGACCCCCAATGCAACCGTTAGCATTCGCTACCCGCCGGTCACGGAGTGCTACCATCACGAGGTGGAGCTGATCGTCGCACTCGGATACCCGACTAGCAAAAAAACGATGTCCCCGGAATCCGCGCAGGGCCCCGGCGATGCCCACTATGCCAATATGAACATAGAGGACGTGCACGACATCATCTACGCCTATGGCGTGGGGCTGGACATGACACGAAGAGATCTGCAGTTGGTGGCCAAGAGCAACGGCAAGCCCTGGGACCTTTCCAagggcgccgacggcgccgccgtcgtcgccccTCTCGTCCTTTCGGAAGACctgaaggaggcgcaccCGGAGATGTTCCTGACGCTCGATAAGGACGAGACGAATGTGGTGAGCTGCGGAAGTATTTTCCTCCAAGTGAACCAGAATGAGCGCCAGCGAAGCGACCTCAACTGCATGGTGTCGTCGGTCGCGGAACTGATTGCGCAACTGACCAAGTACGTCACACTGCAGCCCGGCGATTTGCTCTTCACCGGTACCCCATCCGGTGTGGGTGCTGTCCGTCGCGGTGACGTGATGGAGGCCGGCATCCAGGGGCTTGGTACGCTCAAGGTGAACGTTATTTAG